One genomic window of Elaeis guineensis isolate ETL-2024a chromosome 2, EG11, whole genome shotgun sequence includes the following:
- the LOC105037565 gene encoding LOW QUALITY PROTEIN: cytochrome P450 81Q32 (The sequence of the model RefSeq protein was modified relative to this genomic sequence to represent the inferred CDS: inserted 1 base in 1 codon): protein MGTISYISLFLALLLFVKLLFFSKNTKNLPPSPPSLPXIGHLHLLKKPLPQNLARLADRHGPVLLLRFGSRPVILVSSPSATEECLSKHDITFANRPRLPSWKHPTYNYISLAVANYGPHWRNLRRIATVEVFSTHRLHSLSGIRAGEVRAMVRQLVRDWQTTKAMDGFAKAAVKSRLIALSLNVIMRMIAGKRFCDEEEEQAGFSEEARRYWKLVEEAAPAIGASNLADFFPVLRWVDYKGYSKKLARFHKERDELMQRLMDEHRRKSKEEGVEKKTMMGVLLSLQETDPGYYTDEVIKALGTGLLGAGVGTTAETTEWVMSLLLNNPEALKKMRDEIDAQVGNERLLEESDLSNLPHLQCVITETLRMYPTSPLLLPHESSQDCSVGGFHIPRGMMLLVNAYAVHRDPKVWEEPTKFMPERFEGGKGEGKLMIPFGMGRRRCPGEGLGMRVVGLALGTLIQCFEWEGIGKEEVDMTTQGSGLTLAKAIPLEAMYRPRQSMLDALKKL from the exons ATGGGAACCATCTCCTACATCTCTCTATTCCTAGCTCTCCTACTCTTCGTTAAACTCCTCTTCTTCTCCAAGAACACGAAGAACCTCCCACCcagccctccctccctcc tcaTCGGTCACCTCCATCTACTTAAGAAGCCCCTCCCCCAAAACCTCGCCCGCCTCGCCGACCGCCACGGTCCCGTCCTCCTCCTCCGCTTCGGCTCCCGCCCTGTCATCCTCGTCTCCTCCCCTTCTGCCACCGAAGAGTGCCTCTCGAAGCACGACATCACCTTCGCCAACCGTCCCCGTCTTCCCTCCTGGAAACACCCGACCTACAACTACATCTCCCTTGCCGTAGCCAACTATGGACCCCACTGGCGCAACCTCCGCCGCATCGCCACCGTCGAGGTCTTCTCCACACATCGCCTGCACTCCTTATCCGGGATTCGCGCTGGAGAGGTCCGGGCCATGGTTCGCCAACTTGTTCGGGACTGGCAGACCACGAAAGCGATGGACGGGTTCGCGAAAGCGGCGGTGAAGTCGAGGTTGATCGCACTATCTTTGAACGTGATCATGAGGATGATCGCAGGAAAGAGGTTCTGCGACGAGGAGGAGGAGCAGGCGGGGTTCTCCGAGGAGGCGAGAAGGTACTGGAAGCTGGTGGAGGAGGCCGCGCCAGCGATCGGAGCGTCGAATCTGGCTGACTTCTTTCCAGTGCTGAGATGGGTCGATTATAAGGGATACAGCAAGAAGCTGGCGAGGTTCCATAAAGAAAGGGATGAATTGATGCAGAGACTGATGGACGAGCACAGGAGGAAAAGCAAGGAGGAAGGGGTGGAGAAAAAGACTATGATGGGTGTGTTGCTATCGCTACAGGAGACGGATCCCGGGTACTACACCGATGAAGTGATCAAAGCACTTGGTACA GGTTTATTAGGAGCTGGCGTAGGTACTACAGCTGAAACAACTGAGTGGGTGATGTCTCTCCTACTTAACAACCCAGAAGCATTGAAGAAGATGAGGGATGAGATTGACGCACAAGTAGGAAATGAGCGCCTGCTGGAGGAATCGGATCTCTCCAATCTTCCACACCTCCAGTGTGTCATCACCGAAACTCTTCGGATGTACCCAACAAGCCCTCTTCTGTTGCCTCATGAATCATCCCAAGATTGTAGTGTAGGAGGTTTTCATATTCCACGTGGAATGATGCTACTGGTCAATGCATATGCAGTTCACAGGGACCCCAAGGTGTGGGAGGAGCCTACAAAGTTCATGCCAGAAAGATTTGAGGGTGGGAAGGGGGAAGGGAAGTTGATGATCCCCTTTGGGATGGGAAGGAGAAGGTGCCCAGGGGAAGGCCTTGGAATGAGGGTGGTTGGCCTAGCATTGGGAACTCTGATCCAGTGCTTTGAGTGGGAAGGGATTGGAAAGGAAGAGGTGGACATGACAACACAAGGCTCGGGTCTAACTTTGGCCAAGGCTATTCCTCTAGAGGCCATGTATCGCCCACGCCAAAGCATGCTTGATGCTCTTAAAAAACTCTGA